The Prionailurus viverrinus isolate Anna chromosome B4, UM_Priviv_1.0, whole genome shotgun sequence genome has a window encoding:
- the LOC125171061 gene encoding cyclin-C-like → MAGNFWQSSHYLQWILDKQDLLKERQKDLKFLSEEEYWKLQIFFTNVIQALGEHLKLRQQVIATATVYFKRFYARYSLKSIDPVLMAPTCVFLASKVEEFGVVSNTRLISAATSVLKTRFSYAFPKEFPYRMNHILECEFYLLELMDCCLIVYHPYRPLLQYVQDMGQEDMLLPLAWRIVNDTYRTDLCLLYPPFMIALACLHVACVVQQKDARQWFAELSVDMEKILEIIRVILKLYEQWKNFDERKEMATILSKMPKPKPPPNSEGE, encoded by the coding sequence ATGGCAGGGAACTTTTGGCAGAGCTCCCATTATTTGCAATGGATTTTGGATAAACAAGATCTGTTGAAGGAACGCCAGAAGGACTTAAAGTTTCTCTCAGAAGAAGAGTATtggaaattacaaatattttttacaaatgttaTTCAAGCATTAGGTGAACATCTTAAATTAAGACAACAAGTTATTGCCACTGCTACAGTCTATTTCAAGAGATTCTATGCCAGGTATTCTCTGAAAAGTATAGATCCTGTATTAATGGCTCCTACATGTGTGTTTTTGGCATCCAAAGTAGAGGAATTTGGAGTAGTCTCAAATACAAGATTGATTTCTGCTGCTACTTCTGTATTAAAAACTAGATTTTCATATGCCTTTCCAAAGGAATTCCCTTATAGGATGAACCATATATTAGAATGTGAATTCTATCTTTTAGAACTAATGGATTGTTGCTTGATAGTGTATCATCCTTATAGACCTTTGCTCCAGTATGTGCAGGACATGGGCCAAGAAGACATGTTGCTTCCCCTTGCATGGAGGATAGTGAATGATACCTACAGAACGGATCTTTGCCTACTGTATCCTCCTTTCATGATAGCTTTAGCTTGTCTACATGTAGCCTGTGTTGTACAGCAGAAAGATGCCAGACAGTGGTTTGCTGAACTTTCTGTGGATATGGAGAAGATTTTGGAAATAATCAGGGTTATTTTGAAACTGTATGAGCAGTGGAAGAATTTTGATGAGAGAAAAGAGATGGCAACTATTCTTAGTAAGATGCCGAAACCAAAACCTCCTCCAAACAGTGAAGGAGAGTAG